The DNA region TCTCTAACATCAGGTCATCCAAAAAAGATACTTCCCTGTAATGCCAGGTgttgctttctgttttccttaaatatttgatttatCTGGTGGAATACAAATCATATGAATCcaactattattattatttttctctctcatttacACAAGTGTAGAATACTTAAAAATGAGTCATGGGCTGACAACAGATAATTTCAATCAGATAATAAACTAAACAGTAGATTTCCTGAAAATACTGGGATGTGCTTTCCTCCCTGTTAGCGTCATCCTCAGCTGTACCAAAGAGCTTTCTAGTACCAAGTAACAAATATCCCGCAACTATCAGGAGATCTATGTTCTTCCTCATCCACAACGTCTACTCTGTTTTCTGCCAATATGCTATAAAAGAAAATCTCCTCCTGAATCCAACTTAGTAACCAGTTGACTTGTATTTACATGGGAAAGAGGGCAGACACAATATCCTGCTCAATTTTTACTTTAAGCAGATAGGTTCTGCTAATTTTAGCATGATCAGACtgaaaaagggacaaaaaagtTCAGACTAAATTTACTCCATGCTTTGTTTTGTAATAactatttgtttattttttaggGTTCTTCACATTCAGTTTCCATACTCTAATGCCACAGCAAAAAGTGTTTTGAGAAATTGGTAGGCCCAAGGCAGGACATGTTAAGAAATTCACTTATATATGACTTCCTTGCTTTCATCAGATCATACTGACACATTGTCGCTTTGTTTTGAGTAGATCCACGCTGCTGCTTTTTGAGGCTATCAGCTCTGTTTGGAATACCCTCTGGAAATCAGCAGGAGCTGGACACCTCCAGCTTCTCACGGGTGCTGTGCAGCATGCTTGGCTGGCATAGGAACTGCAGCTTCTTAGAGGAGGGGGACACTGCTGATCAGCTGAGGGGCAGCATCTGGCCACTGCCACTGCGACGAGAGCACCACGTGGACTATTCCCTGTCATTTACAACATGGATCTGTCCACTTGTGTCTCAAGTAACACTtccctgtctttgtctccaggaaaTTGCTTTCAGACAGTaactcctcttcctcagctactGTTACAAAGCAGAAATAATCAGTGGATTTGGTTTCCAGCTCTAGAACCAATCACCATGTGAAAAACCTTGGGAGGGGTGCAGATGATGTTTAGGGAAGCCAAGTTAGAAATGGTAACGAGGTAATCTTACTGCATTAGCAACCATCTTTCTTGTCTTACCTCAGCCCTGAACCCTGATCCTCCTTCATTCTAGTAAGTGGAAGAATCCACATGAATTTAAGGGAAAAGAACCAAGACCCTTTTTTGCACAATAAAGGATTTCTTGTGTGTTCTTACCTGAGGTACCTATTGACATGGATGATGCATTTCTGTGATTTTGCTTCTCAGCACAGGTCATGTGAAAAACACATTCCTACTTCTTCCTTTTGTGAGGAACAAATATACACAAGTGCACCTTTGTAATCAAGATTATTAAATGAGGGCAGGCAGTGCACCTGCAGAAAGTTTCAGCAGGTGATAGTTAAAGACATTAATATTACTTTCCCATATGCAGATGTTAGTTTTTCTTTCCAGCTCAGGAAATAAGGGTGGGAGTCATCCAGCTAAATATGTGGAGTGAGAGAGAATCTTAGTATAAATAGGTATTGCTCTAAAAATGTCTCCATTGACTGTAATGGGAGCCCAGGTCTCTTGTCACAGAAGTCAGTGAAATGTATTCCACTCTGTATGTGAAAATGGGGTAATTACATGCCTATGATTACCATTTATGAATTTCAGAGTTTCCCTGAAAACTTGGACAGAGTTTAGGCATACGTCATTAAAACTCTGCAACAAACAGGAGGAAGCctctttttatttccctcctagtgtggattttttttcctcctttggaATCTGCTTATCCTAACCTAgtagaaattattaatttctagtGCAACTGAAAAGTCATCACAAATAGCACCAGAGAGTAATTTCATATCTTCAAAATAACCCAACAGCACCAAATCACCCACATTAGGGGTTTTCTAACAGTGCTTCTGCTAAGCAAATTTTTCAGTGCCATCACTTACTCCAAGTTACTAAAAAGTGGTATTATCCTTTACGACTAGGATATGACCAATGtacaggtttgttttttttttttttccccaaggacAGAGTTTACATTTGCTTTATCATACAGTTGTAATATTGAGAAAAATTAATGGTTAAACAAGATTAATAAATTCCTGCCTCTCAAACATCCTCTTCATCAAAATAATGAGAAATGTGGCATTTACTTCAAACTAAAGGAGGCTTTAGGCTGGAAGACTGCTGTCAAAACATAGGCAGCATCTGACTGAACATAGAACTTAGCTGCAgtcaaaatcacagaataacaCAATAGgtgaggctggaagagaccaCAGTGCGTCATCTGGTCCAATTTCCCTGCTCAGGCTATGTCCCCTAGAGCACATTGCACCGGTTGTGTCCAGACAGCTTTTGAACGTGCCTGgagatggagactccacaacttctctgggcaatctgttccagtgtttggttacctgcacagtaaagaagttcttcctcctATTCAGGTGGAACTTTCTATATATCCATTTCTGCatgttgcctcttgtcctatttcTTGGTACCAcctggcagagcctggctccatcctcttgacaccctTCCTTTGGATACTTACTGACATTGATAAGATGTCAGCTGTCTCAGATGTCTCAGCTGTCTCTTCTTCAGGCTAGACACCGGAAGAtttgaaatgtaaaatgtaaaacatCAGAGGATTTAGTAAATCCATTGGTTAGATCAGTTTTCTTACTAGTGACAAAATATCTTTTGCCCAATGTGATTCATCTCTACATTCATATTGAGAAGAAGTCCTTTTGCCCTTGGGCTTAACAGTTAATGTTGCTTGACTACCAGTGGCAATGTAAGCTTTTAAGGGCTGCAGGCTCAGATGTTGGAACTGAACAATGCTTTTTTAGTTGCAGGAATGTTACTAGAGGAGGAAAATACATAGCTGGTAGCCACTGTAACTCAGTCTTCCATTACCTTAGGAACAGGCAGTGGTGTTCAGAAATTATCATGCACCATTTTCATAATTAGCCTACAACATATTTGAAACTGTTACCAGATGTCAACATAAAACCTGTTTTCCTAAATGCTTGTTGTGAGTGAGTGTTAATTAATCACAGACTATAAATTGATGCATCCTGACAGCAGATTTAATGACagcattttcttaaaaatgctTAACCTACCTAATGGCAGTACCTTTGCTGTGGCAGTGGTGAGTGACAGAACCATCTAGAAGGCACATACACAAACACTAATTGTTGTTACCTGAACAAAGAGCATGGCATATTATACCTTATGCAAAAACAttgcaaaaattaaaatctaactgaaagaaaaactttaaaaatacagatattgcttttattttatctgtATTTTGTAACTTACAATCTCGGGGAGAGATTTGCCCAGTGAAAGAGAGAGACAGcatcaaaattccttcaatGTGTACTTTTTTCCCTTAGTCTCTGGACCACTAGGCCATGTTGTGTCAGCTTAGTTTAACCTATATGCAAGAGAAGTTTGATGTTTGATGTATTCTCTCCTACTAACAAATTTGAAGTCCAAGATATACCATAACCTACAAGTGAGACCATTTTCTTCACGCATGCACAGAACCAGTTCAAGTCATTAAGGTGCAGTGGTGCAATTTTAGggccaaaaaagaaaaacaagcacaCATTAGTCACTGCACAAGCTTCAGCTTGTCTCCACAAGCTTGACTGTGGTCTTCAGCCTATATAGCAGGTGCTTCATACAGCTTTAGATATATCCTTTTAGTAGATGAAACTGGGACACTGAGATTTCATTACAGTTTCTTGGCCAAAAAAACACAACTTCATAGAGCTGTGCCCCAGTTTAGTTGTTTCTTTGGGGATGGCCAAAGAAAGTTTAGTTGTTTCTTTGGGGTTCTTTGGTAGCATTTTGATTTGAAATCTCTCTTTCCCCACATACATATAGGTGATCACATGCAGGATCACAGGAGAACAGAAAGACACTCGAGTAGTTCAAATGGCTATGACAACAACCAAAACAACAGCTCAGGCCAGGTGGTTTCTGAGCCCCTTGCGCACCCTTTCAGGGCTCTCACGTGAGGCAGTCGGAGCTGACACCACCAACTCTGCAGAAGTGTTCCCCACTCTGCACACTGGTCTCCTCTATCTAGTGTGGGCTCTGACATGGCTGGAAAGAGGTCACCATGAGGATATTGCTGGAAGAAGAACAACAGCTGTTGCAAACTACCAGGGTTTACAAACTGTACTGTGCCTGCATATAGGCCACATGTCTGAGGCTCGGCCAAAGAGAAAGACACTGTTTAACAGACCTGGGCTCACCACAGGAACTTCAAAAATACCAAGACAGAATGAACcagaaggaagaattttctCTGGGCCACTTGGGAGCAAAAGATAATTTGGCTAAGGTAATAAACCATTTGTTTTGGGTCTGAGATGCCCgaattttatgttattttggGGATCTCTGCCAGTGCTCTTCTGTCACGTTTTATACCCAGACATGGCTGTAGTGCAGCAGAGGGCTCAATGGAGCATGATGATGTGCTATTTGCTTGACATACTAGAGGCAAAAGTGGCACTGACAATgaaattaattcagtttttcagcagggcagcagcatcTTGCAGAGTTAGCCCCTGGGATTTTAAGCATGAGAATCTAAATAAAGTGGGCAAATAACACTGGTGCATGCAGCGTCCTCCTGTGCAGAGGGTGGAGCAGGGCATCCCGGGGGTAGGTACGCCCcgcacagcacagcctggctaAGTGGCCGCTGTGCTGGAAGAGTGTGGCTTGTACTCGGTGCTGTGTCAGCGTTTGTGCCGACGCTCGGATACCCAGCGAGCCCCCCTGTGCTGGTGCACCACGAACTTCTGCGGGGTGCAAGTGCCTGCAGCAGAGTAATTCCATCTAGCCTCTTGCTACTTCCTGGCGCCGGGAAGGAGGGAAAGCCTTTGCAGGCAGGTTAGTGCTCCGCCCGAAGTGCCTCCCCAATTGAATGTGCTTGGGTTGGACAACAGgagaaatttcttcacagaaaggattACCAAGCATTAAAGCAGGCTggccagggaggtggtggagtcaccgtccctggaggtatttaaggaaagactggacgtggcacttaATGCCTtggtctggttgacaaggtggtgttcgGTCAAACGCTGGACTCggtgatctcaaaggtcttttccaacctaaataattctggGAGGTACCTGAAGCCCAGCGGGTACGAGCAGCGGGCGGGCCGCGGGCCGCTTGTCCTGCACGCCACTGTCGGGGGAGTGGCGGGTCCCTCCCACGCTTTGCCGTGCCGCCCTAGGCTGCGGGAGGCACCAGCCATCCCTGAGGTGTCCCGTGGGATGCGCTGCTGCGGAGCCCCCGCCCGGCAAAAGAGGATGGCCTGAGAGTGAGCCCCGTTCTGTTGGCGCGCCTGCCGCGCTACCTGCGTATCTGTGACCGTGACGAGAGCCCGCCCCGCGTCTCATCCGCTCGGCCCGCGGGCGTCTCGGCGGGAGGGTgtgaggcggcggcgggcgggggcgcgGTAACGCCCGGCACTCTCTGCCGGCGGTCCGGGGACTTTCCCCTAGGCGGGCGCGGGGCCCATGAGGAACGCAAGTCCTCCGTGCGTGGCCTAGCGAGCAGGTCTTCAGCACATCCCGGCCTCCACCGCCACGGCAAGAAGGTATATAGAGCACGAGAGACAGGACAATTTCTAGAGTAGGGCGAGTGCCCTATTCCATTGCGTTTGCCTCCCTGCTGGTTTCCGCAGGGACGCACAGTGGGCAGGCGGCCTGGCCGCCCCCCCGAGAGGCGCTACGACCCCGGGCGGCCGCGGAAGACGGCCGCGGAGGAACCGAGCGGTCCCGGGAACACGTTATGCAAATAGAGCGCCTCAGCCCCGCCCCGAGCCGGGCTGGCGCGCCAGCCCCGCCTTGTGGCCGCCGCTGAGGCCGCCCCAGCGCCCGCAGGCTGCAACGGGGGGCGGCGGCCACACGGCCCGCACGGGCCCGCACGGGCCCGCACCCGGCAGCGGCTAACAGCAGCCAGCGGGCGGCCGCCCGCAAGGAGCCTGCCCTACGTGCTTAGGCTGTGCTAGCGGTGCCCAGAGGAAACGGGAGTCACTTTCTGATGGCTGCGATTTCCTGTACTTCCGTAGAAAAAACGGGGTCTGTTTTCCTTTCGGTTTGTTGGTTGGCTTTGTCCCCCTGAGAAAACTCTGTACATCCACAGTGTAAGTGAGGTGCTCTCCCTGGCCCTCGTCAGCGGGGTCTGACAGTGAAAGACCAGCATCCCAGTCGCTAGAGACCGGGACAGTACCTGGAGGAGACACACAGGATTTTAGAACTGACAGGACTGCACAAACACCTCTGGCCACAGACAGttctttcaatttctttcttcctctagGGCTAATGAAATGTTAATAAATTCTCATTCGAATACTCAAATAGTGCTTATTCACTTGTATGTGAATCCGTGTGTTTAGTTGCTTTCCGTGCAgaatgtgaaataaaaataacacgCTTCAGCTTTCAGTTTCTGTTAAGAGTAGCTACAGACTTGTTCTTTAATGATTCACAACCAAACATCAAAGAGGAATAACattcaaaattttttaaaaagtaattctAAGTCAGGTCTTTTAAAAAAGGCATCTAGCACCTCAGCCTTTTAACACAGTTGCCCTAACAGCCCCTTGAGGTCAGTGAATACTGAGAGCTTTGCTTTACAGACAAGAAACACAGGTTTTCACATGACAACACGTGCTGCAGTTCTGACCCAGAGATCTGGAGATGACTGGACTAAGAGCAGAGAAAGCTGTACTACAGAGGGCACGGGATGCAACTCCTGCCTCACAAGCACAGTCCTTTACACGTGTCTACCTGAGCAGGGTAAGGACCTGCAAACAGATCTCACCCTTCTCATCATGAATACCACAGCTCCTAAGCACAGCACAAAGCTTGCCCTGGGCTAGAAGCAGACACCAATTCTTGCACCAAGACACAATTTAGCACACTGCATTCCGAACGCCAGGTGGTGCTTCAGGAATGCCAAGGGGGAACTCCTGAGAAATCTAACGAGGGCGAAGGGCGACCGAGGGCACAGAAGCACAGGGGTCGGGTGGAGGAAGTTCTCAACCAGCCATCGGGAAGTGCAAGCGCCTTGCAGGCTTCTGGTGCTATGGACTAGACAGCCACTGCTGTTCAAAAGCACGCAGGGTACAGGTAAACACCACTGTGGTTTAGTCCTAAAACTTACAAAATAACTGAAAGTGGACGTATGCACTACTGAGATTCCAGAAATTCCTATTCATTCCTTTAGCACTTGATCAGTGGATGTGTCAGTCAAGTGTAAGGACACCACTAAATGATGCTAACTACTGTAACAGGACAAGATTAATTCAAAATAGCACTGAAGACATTATGTTTTTACAATTACATGTCATTATCCAATATACCAAAACATGCAGTTTGTGCAGGTATTTCAGCAACATTGAAAATATAAGGTAATCTCCCACTTTCTTTGCCTCAAACTATTCTGTACAGGGAGTAAAAATGTAGCAAAGGAAGGGCTTGATTAGAATGAATGCTTTACAATACACTCGCTGTCTCCAGCAGACAGCAGCATTTTCACTTTGCTTACCTTGGTGTTACAAAAGTTGAAATTCATATTCTACAGGTCCCCTCTATCAGTTTTACAGTATTTCAGCTACACATCTAAAGAACCAACTCATTCTTGTGGGATCACACCTTGAAGCCACTCAACATAAAGCTGTACTGAAGGTGTTGCAATGTTATTGAAATGGCTGGAATATTTAGTagccaaaaccaaaatactataGATGCTTATCAcagaggttttattgttttagTAGCAGTCAAAATATACTTAGTATAGAAATCCATgttcatttggggaaaaaagtacCAAACAAAACTGTACATGATACTTCACCATATAAATTAAATCTGCTTACAGTTTTGGTGGCCGAAATAGCTGTGACTTGACTGCTAATTGCTAATTTGCCAATGTGATATTAAATGGGGTCTAACCTGATAGCATAATGTTAAATGGAATCAGGATGTCACTTATATTGCAAGTGTTATGAAAACATCCCATAAAAATAGTCAACCAACTACTTTCTCTCCTAGTATGAGCAACAGTGAACATTATGAGCAACAAGCCTGAAACATATAATTCAACTTTTTGATTGAAATTTTTTAACAACTTTCAATTATTCAAGTATTATGGTCCCTATGTACACACTTCTACAAGCCTAGAAAAGATATGGTAGACAATTGAGCACACTATCATCAAATTGTAAGAATTACAAAAATGTCAGGTTTTAAACAGCAAATTGTACCTTAatagtttaattaaaaatagaagaGTTAGGTAGACTACTTTGCAAATACAACAGCACACTAGTGTGCTGTATATTAAGGCAATACCTTTAAATGCGCACTTGTCATCTCTAACAAGTTTTATACAATTGCTACCAAGAGAAAGAACTATCATTGTCTTGCAAAACtgagaaagaaatacaaaatatctgGAAGCCTACATTTTCAAAGTACAAAATTAACCTTCAGTCCTTGTATTGAAATATTATACACAGTACAAACAGTGATTCTCCCCTACAAGATCTCACGAGGATTTCTTAAAGCTGGAGGCAAATTTGAAGGTTTTGACTCTTCATCCAGAAGCACCAAATCTTCAATTTCACTacctttgtattttcttttacataTCTTCACAATAACTTTCTTCTTGAGGAATAATTTCAAAGCTTCTCTTGAAGCCACTGCTTTGGCATTTTCCATACTTTTACCACAGCCAGTACCCAAGTAGACAGACTTGCACCTCAGTTCACAAACTATATTTTCAAGAGAGCTTTTATTTTGAGGCAAGTCTGCAAGTTCCTTCAGGGGAACAAAAGCAACATCTAACGTAGCTTTTACAGACTGAATAGATGAATTTAGAAGTTCTGCATGATTTACATTAGGACTGAAGCCTCCAACAGCAACCAGTTTCCAGGCTACAGCTTTGTAGAGTCTGTTGAAAAATGGTTGTCTTTCCTTTGCATCTTCGCTGGTCAGCGGTTTGCACAAAGCCTTCGCAGGGCTTTCACCTGCCTGCGAGCCACTCTTGGAAGCCAGCTGGGAAGCACCTGCCTGAGCTCCACCTCGGGAGGGCCCTTGCTGAGCTCCGCTCCGAGCAGCCAGCAGCGAAGCCGCCACCTGAGCACTGCTCTTGGAAGCGAGCAGTGAGGATCCTGGCTGCGCACCACTCCGAGCGGCCAGCAGCGAGGCAGCTACCTCTGCACTGCTCTTAGAGGCCAGGAGCGGGGAGCCCACCTTAGCCGGGCCTTTGGAAGCCAGCAGCAGTGAGGTGCCCACCTGAGTACCACTCTTGGGGGCCAGAAGCAGTGAGCTGCTCACCTGAGCACCGTTCTTGGACACTGATGCTGGAGCTCCCACCTGGGTTTTGGAAGACAGCAATGCAGCACTTGTTTGGGGGGTGCTCTTGGTGGTCGGTGGCACTGCTGCCGTCACCGCTGCTGCCTGTGGGGTGCTCTTGGCGGTCattggcactgctgctgccaccgcTGCTGCCTGTGGGGTGCTCTTGGTGGtcactggcactgctgctgccaccgcTGCTGCCTGTGGGGTGCTCTTGGCGGtcactggcactgctgctgccaccgcTGCTGCCTGTGGGGCGCTCTTGGAGGTTgatggcactgctgctgccaccgcTGCTGCCTGTGGGGTGCTCTTGGTGGTcggtggcactgctgctgccaccgcTGCTGCCTGTGGGGTGCTCTTGGCAGtcactggcactgctgctgccactgctgctgcctgtggggtGCTCTTGGCAGtcactggcactgctgctgctgcctgtggggtGCTCTTGGTGGTcggtggcactgctgctgctgccgctgctgcctGTGGGGTGCTCTTGGCGGtcactggcactgctgctgccactgctgctgcctgtggggtGCTCTTGGAGGTtggtggcactgctgctgccaccgcTGCTGTCTGTGGGGTGCTCTTGGAGGTtggtggcactgctgctgccaccgcTGCTGCCTGTGGGGTGCTCTTGGCAGCTGGTGGCTGTGCTGCCaccgctgctgctgcctgtggggtGCTCTCGGCAGCCAGTGGTGCTACACTTACGGTAGTTTTCTTTTCAGGTGATGACACATTTTCACACTTGCTTTCCTTGGGTGGGCTTGAACAAGGCTTCTTTCCTGGCTCTTTTTCAGATGAAGGTGGCTTTTGCTCAGCAGTACTTTCAGCATTAGCaggttttccttctgtttctatGTCTGAGACTGTGACCATTTCTTGGTCGGAACTGCAAGTTGGCTGGGAAGTTTCTGGATCTTTGCTAGTacctttttcctgctttttgggCAAGGTGCTCTCTGTTTCCTTCGCTCCTTCTGCCTTGGTTGTTTTCACATCCTTTCCAACATCCTTAGAGTCTCTGCTTTTCTCAACAGCTTGTCTCTTGCAGGGCTCCTCTACCCCTTCTGCAAAACAGGTAAAATATGTGATCCTCTTTGATTTCTGCACTATGAAATATCCATGTAgagaaaaataatccaaaacCTTCTAGCAATATTCTCTGTGAATTTAAAGGGCATATATTAGCAATACACTTTGAACTGTCATTTCAAGTATTAACCTACTATTTcagaattttgggttttttggacaAAATCCGGAATACACTCATGCAAGATTTTAGATGTTGGTTTGGACCCAAATATGTATTTCTATTCTTGAAGTCCAAACCAAAACTGGCCAACATACATTAAATGGGTTATCTGacctaaaaataaaagaagtgtATTTTGTTTACTAATATCACAAAACATCTTTAATACGTAAGTCTGAGAATGACTTTAAGAAACGCAGTTTCTTCCACAGCAACAGTGCCTGACTGGCAACAAAGGCAAAGTAACAAGAACGTATTTAagctggagcacagcagcaaacatcACAACGCACAAGTTATCAGATTAAAGTGCACCAGTTGTAGAAATTCAAAACAACAGCTCTACATTACCAAATTACTATGTACGCGTTATGTCCATTTTAGAGACATATTAGAAAAAGAATAGCACAGAGAGAGGAAACTATTAGCGGgagtttaaaaagtaaattatttcgACTACTTTCTAAGCCCGAGGCAAACCGAGAACATTCAGAAACAAGCATTTTCTAGACTCCTATGTATTGTCACAGCTATGATCTGCTAACCATTGCTACTTGATATGCCTCTTTTCTTCACCTTGGCAACCAGTTCGTCTCTCGTGGTGCGGACAGGCGCGTTGGTCACTTGGATGCCTTCGGCCATTTCCAGCGCCCTCTCCATGACCTGTGGCGGGTACCTGGAGGGGCGACagaggaaaggagggaaggggcCTCGTCAGACGGCCGCGCCTCGCCGTCCCGCCGTCCCCCGGCGCGTCCCGCTGGACTCACCGGCATCCCAGGAAGACGTGGTTGGCCCACACCATGGAGAGGGACACCAGGCGCTGCAGCTGGGCGCTGCCCGCCGCCGGCAGCTCCCCCACGTTGCGCAGCAGGAACTCCCGGCGGTACCGCCAGTGGTGCTCAGGCTCGCAGGCCCCGCGCAGCGCCTCTGCCCAGGCCGCCTCTTCCGCCGTCCGCCCGAGGGgctcgcccgccgccgccgccgccgccgccttccCCGCCATCGCCGCCGCCGCGGAAACACCCGCCCTGCTGCTTCCGCCCGGCGTGCCGTGAGCTCACATCCGcatgggctgggccgggccgccccgggcggggcgcggcgggacGGGACGGCACACGGCGAGGGCGCGTTGGGCCTCAGCGCTGTCGCGGAGCTGCCTGTGGCCCGTCCCGCCCGCTCATCTCGGGGTGCCGGTGGAAAAGAGGTGCTCTGGGCTCGGCCACCAGCCCTGCATTGTGACTGGTGAAACCGTGAACAAAAGTTCTGCTTTACGGGTTGATTTCTTCCAGGCTTGCTGAGGTCAGAGTTTGTGGCGGATCAGTTGATGTTTTacctcagaatcacagaatcacttaGGCTGGAAAAGTCCTGGAGGTCATGGGCTCCAACCTCTGACCGAACACCACTTTGTGGGTTAGACCATGGCGCTAAGTGCCGCGTCCAGTCTTcctttaaacacctccagggatggtgactccaccacttccgtgggcagcctgttccagtgcttc from Anomalospiza imberbis isolate Cuckoo-Finch-1a 21T00152 chromosome 4, ASM3175350v1, whole genome shotgun sequence includes:
- the CDKN2AIP gene encoding CDKN2A-interacting protein isoform X1, with product MAGKAAAAAAAGEPLGRTAEEAAWAEALRGACEPEHHWRYRREFLLRNVGELPAAGSAQLQRLVSLSMVWANHVFLGCRYPPQVMERALEMAEGIQVTNAPVRTTRDELVAKVKKRGISSSNEGVEEPCKRQAVEKSRDSKDVGKDVKTTKAEGAKETESTLPKKQEKGTSKDPETSQPTCSSDQEMVTVSDIETEGKPANAESTAEQKPPSSEKEPGKKPCSSPPKESKCENVSSPEKKTTVSVAPLAAESTPQAAAAVAAQPPAAKSTPQAAAVAAAVPPTSKSTPQTAAVAAAVPPTSKSTPQAAAVAAAVPVTAKSTPQAAAAAAAVPPTTKSTPQAAAAVPVTAKSTPQAAAVAAAVPVTAKSTPQAAAVAAAVPPTTKSTPQAAAVAAAVPSTSKSAPQAAAVAAAVPVTAKSTPQAAAVAAAVPVTTKSTPQAAAVAAAVPMTAKSTPQAAAVTAAVPPTTKSTPQTSAALLSSKTQVGAPASVSKNGAQVSSSLLLAPKSGTQVGTSLLLASKGPAKVGSPLLASKSSAEVAASLLAARSGAQPGSSLLASKSSAQVAASLLAARSGAQQGPSRGGAQAGASQLASKSGSQAGESPAKALCKPLTSEDAKERQPFFNRLYKAVAWKLVAVGGFSPNVNHAELLNSSIQSVKATLDVAFVPLKELADLPQNKSSLENIVCELRCKSVYLGTGCGKSMENAKAVASREALKLFLKKKVIVKICKRKYKGSEIEDLVLLDEESKPSNLPPALRNPREIL
- the CDKN2AIP gene encoding CDKN2A-interacting protein isoform X2, with the translated sequence MPVPATGHGEGAGNGRRHPSDQRACPHHERRTGCQEGVEEPCKRQAVEKSRDSKDVGKDVKTTKAEGAKETESTLPKKQEKGTSKDPETSQPTCSSDQEMVTVSDIETEGKPANAESTAEQKPPSSEKEPGKKPCSSPPKESKCENVSSPEKKTTVSVAPLAAESTPQAAAAVAAQPPAAKSTPQAAAVAAAVPPTSKSTPQTAAVAAAVPPTSKSTPQAAAVAAAVPVTAKSTPQAAAAAAAVPPTTKSTPQAAAAVPVTAKSTPQAAAVAAAVPVTAKSTPQAAAVAAAVPPTTKSTPQAAAVAAAVPSTSKSAPQAAAVAAAVPVTAKSTPQAAAVAAAVPVTTKSTPQAAAVAAAVPMTAKSTPQAAAVTAAVPPTTKSTPQTSAALLSSKTQVGAPASVSKNGAQVSSSLLLAPKSGTQVGTSLLLASKGPAKVGSPLLASKSSAEVAASLLAARSGAQPGSSLLASKSSAQVAASLLAARSGAQQGPSRGGAQAGASQLASKSGSQAGESPAKALCKPLTSEDAKERQPFFNRLYKAVAWKLVAVGGFSPNVNHAELLNSSIQSVKATLDVAFVPLKELADLPQNKSSLENIVCELRCKSVYLGTGCGKSMENAKAVASREALKLFLKKKVIVKICKRKYKGSEIEDLVLLDEESKPSNLPPALRNPREIL